A genomic stretch from Chroococcidiopsis sp. SAG 2025 includes:
- a CDS encoding SDR family NAD(P)-dependent oxidoreductase — protein sequence MKYEIPQMLKQGDGCIVNTASVSGHKGFAEIGPYSTSKHAVLGLTKVAALEYAKDNIRITSISPGGLDTPMVRRVREQRGMSFENACYR from the coding sequence ATGAAGTATGAGATTCCGCAGATGTTAAAGCAAGGGGATGGCTGTATTGTAAACACAGCTTCCGTTTCCGGTCACAAAGGTTTTGCCGAAATCGGACCCTATAGCACCAGTAAACACGCTGTTCTGGGATTAACCAAAGTTGCAGCATTGGAATATGCCAAAGACAACATTCGGATTACTTCGATTTCGCCAGGTGGATTAGATACACCGATGGTTCGCCGCGTCCGAGAGCAGCGGGGGATGTCCTTTGAAAATGCCTGTTACAGATAA